The Drosophila sechellia strain sech25 chromosome 2L, ASM438219v1, whole genome shotgun sequence region ATAACGAGGAAGATGACTCTGATGAAGAGGAGGAAGACGATGAAGAGGAAGAGGAGCCTAGCGAACCGTACACAAATGGCGTGCAGTTCAGTGCGCAAACCACTTTCGAGCAAGAAAACCGATCGATTAAGATCAAGTTCAGGAAGGAGCCCAGCAGCACCTACAGTGCCTATACCATAGAGAATGTttaccagcaacaacagcagcaggaacaACATCAAATAATCCATCAGCCCCCGCAGGCAGTCCATCATCCTTCGCCGGACCCGGCACCCGCTTCTCCGATTCCCATCCAGCGTCAACGCAACGGAAGCCACCACCACTTCCATCCCTACATGCTGGGCCAGACCTCGACGCCGAAGAGCGAGGCGAATGGCTATCGCAGGGCACGCACCAAAGTCAAGCGCAGCAAGTTCCTGCCGGATCTCTGCAGCAACAGTAACTCGGCATCCTCGGCGGCTGATGTGGCCATTGCGGCCTCGAGTAGTGTGCTCGCCGGAGCACCTGGCACATTTAACGACAATGCTAACTTTTCGTTTTCCAGTGCCACAGCTTTGGATAACTCAAATAGCTCGCTGGCCTTGGCTGTGGATAGACTTAACTTCCGGGACACATCGCAACAGCAGATCCTCCATCCGGTCAATAAGACCTTACAaatgcacaacaacaacaataacaccagcaacaacaataatggcACTAGCACCATGGCCGATTTTTCCACATTTCAAGAGAACTCTTACTTCGCCACTCAGCACGACACGGAGGCACAGGAGCGTCGGCTATCGAAGGCCGTTGAAACGATAGCCCGCCACATGGACAAGGAGGCCATCGATCCGTTCAACAGCGAACTGTGCCGCGCTTTCCTCGCCAAGCTAGACTTCCCGGGCAATCACGATGCCCATGCCAGTTACAAGATTGTCCAAACGCCACTGCCAAAAATATCCAACACTCGCACGCTGAATGTCCTGGAAGGCGTGACCTTCAGCATTGACAAAGAGGTGGGTCGCGGATCCTACGGTTCGGTTTATAAAGCCACTGATTCTCGGACCGGCAATGTAGTGGCGCTCAAGTATCAGAAGCCCCCAAACACCTGggagatatatatatgtgatcaGGTAAGGAAAATTCTATTTACCACCtatattaaagttttttttgccaaaaagaTTTGGGTGCTAATAAAAGTTGCGTGTTTTAGGTGCTGAAACGCATCAAGGAGCCAGAGGTGTTGCCTGGCGTGATGGACATTTCCACGGCGATCATCGCCCCAAATGCTAGCCTAATAGCCACCGAGTTCTCACCGTTCGGTTCGCTGCTGGACATCAATAACAAGATCCGCCAGACAACCAACAAAGTAATGCACGAATCGCTGGTGATGCACTTCTCCGCGCAGATCTGCAATATCGTGGACCACCTGCATCGCCAGCACATCATCCATGCGGACATCAAACCGGACAACTTCCTGCTAATGCGTGTGCCCAATGTTGACAGTCCGCTGCCATCGCTGCGTTTGATTGACTTCGGCTGTGCTATCGATATGACCCTCTTCCCGGATGGGGAGAAGACCAAGTTCCGCAAGGTGGTGCAAACGGATGGCTTCACCTGCATCGAGATGCAGGAGGGACGCAGCTGGTCCTACGAAACGGATCTCTTCTGCATCGCGGCGACCGTTCATGTGATGCTCTTCGGTGACTACATGCAGCCGCAAAAGAAGGGCTCCAGGTGGGACATACGACAGAAGCTGCCGCGTTACCTCAAAAAGCATGTGTGGACCAAGTTCTTTGGGGATCTGCTCAACATGCAGGCGGACAAGCTGCCAGCGCTGCAGGAGATGCGTCTCATCTTCGAGGAGGAAGCGTACCGCATGGACTCCGAGCTGCAGACGCAGATACGCACCCTATCCAACATCCTGCATCGACGATAACCAATCTATTCCTATTCCTTTCtattaaattgttttgcaCATAACTCTGTTGACCAAGTCACCCATTTAGattgttttagtttttaattttaaaacaatttcccCTCTtcaaagatgataaaaccaaaCCGGGAAAATCTCCGCGTTCTAATTTAAACTAGTTTTCTGCGAACAAACTTCCTTTCGCCTAACTTAAATGTTTTAACTAccttatttattgttttgatgccaaaaaaataaCGAAAGCAAAAAGTACGCtacaaaattcaaaaatattgtaaatattaGGCACAGTCTCGATCTAAAGCTAGATTTACGAAATGAGTTTGCGCCACGgatttaaatgtaatttttttatgtaaagcacaataaaacaatatattgAAGgcaatgtaaaaaaaaataatcgtacataaatatgtttaaGATTAGTGCTTGCTGTACTATTGAGTAATATGTAAAGATCTTTAAATGATAGCGAATAAATTGACGAAATGTTAAAGCAAAAACCATATGAATCGCAGCGCGAAAAAGGAAAGCAGCGGTAACCCAGTTTCATAAATCAAATGCCAAAGTGGCGAACCCATAATGTGTGTGTTGCAGGCAATTGTCAATTTAGTGGGGGCATGCAACAAGTaacagcagcaacggcagcatCAACAACAATGCTGCGCTTGACCCACTTTTCCTTTTTGCCAGTCAACCAAACGGCGCACAATTTCCACCAAGCGACTGGAAAAAGTTGCAACTTTTcatgcaacacacacacacacacatcgacGATTGGAAAAGCTGCAACAGGCACACAAAGTCAAAGTCGACGCCTGCGCTGCGGCTTTTTGTTGCTAGTTGCTTGAAACTCGAAGCTTGCAGCTTGTTGcttgctgcctgctgcttgTTGCTTGCTGCTCGTTCGCCAAGTGAAAGTAAAGTGGGACAAATGCAATTATTATTGCATCTAGTAACCGACTTAGAAGTCGTGGCGCGAAACTGCAGCCTGCAGTATGCAGTTTGCAGTTGGAAAGTTgctctgccggcgtcgcttttacacaatattttatttaatcaaATTGCAAAGAGAAAATTGCAGCAGGCAGTCCCGCCGGCGATTGACGAAAaactttctatttttttgtgtGTCGACTGCAACGTCAGCGCTGCAGCATTAGATACTTCAGCGGATTGTTTTGCATGCGATAAATTAATGAATGTGCCCCAGTTTCGGGGCCACGGGCATTGAGTGACAAACGGAGTGGCCAAGCGGAGCGAATGACAATGCGGCATTTATTAGATCACTGGGGCACACCGATCACCATCTGgatacccatacccattccCGATTCCGATCACCCGACCCGCCAGCCAAAAGCACAAAGCAAGAAGACAACAAAAGTCAATAGAAATGGCTAGAAAGAAATTCGTTAATAGATCAGTTAAGTGCTGAGCTGCGACACTTAACTCGTTTCTAATTAAGCTGGTGGCCAACGGTATTCGGGTCTCCAACGAAGGAAAGTCTTAATCCCAGAAAAGTGGGTAGACTTTTCGTTAAGTACCCGCCAGCAATTAAGTTGGTTAAGATCAAGTTACCAAGCTAGCTAGGCGTTTTCACCATCTGGACAGGTGGCTAAGCGGATTAACCAGGACTTAAAGCCAAGATGATATGATGATAGTCTCATTATGATAggttttttgaaaaaattaactagataattttataaatttgcgAGGTTGAAAACAtagttttatataatatttattagtaGAATACTTTTATAACAATATCTATATCTTTTTGTTGACTTGAAAACATCTAAGTATATTAAAAGATTCATTTAATGTCCTATTATGCAAGATTATtggaatattatattttattttctttatacAGTAACatatatctaaatatcttGATAACATATATCTAAGCATTACCCATTTCTATGAGTAAGTAGCTCATATTTTGTATCGTATGAAGCACGTCTTGTTTCTCCCCCACTGAAGATCACTCAATGATGACCGATGGCCTCGCCCAAAGGAGCGTTAACAACTTGCGTTTGTGGCAAGGACCGATCTGAGTCACCCTGGGAATTTAGGGTAGAACAACGACTACCAGTCGGTTGGTTGGTTAGTCATTCCTGTGACTAAGTGCAACTCCTCGCCAGCAAGTCGTGCAAAATGGTGGCCTGTAAAAGTTAGTAAGGGACCCTACTAGACTCGCCTAAGTGGCAGTTGCAACAGGCGGAATGCATCAGTGGCCACACACAAAgacatgtatgtgtgtgcagAAAAACCAGCTAAGACCCCCAACCACGGCAGATAGCGATACTGCTCTCCCCTCGAATGCCACGCAGTGTTGGCCATTTGATTGTCATGACCAACTTTTCACTGCCGCaccgtgttgctgctgctgttgttgcagccGCTAATATGCAACAACATGCAACAACTGTTCGCCAATTGCACGACAAAGCGAAAACTGGGAAAATAGTTAAGTAATTTGCAGTGGAAAGCAGTGTCGGAgaaattcgattcgattttctTGCTTTCTGGCTGCAGTGCGTTGCATGTGCATCATGGCACACATAATGCTGATGCCACGTTGCAAGCTGCAGTCGCCGCGATCCACATCCGTTTGCAGTGCTGTTGCCGCATTAGaaagttgcaactgcaacaactgTCATGGGCCGCTTGctgcagcttttctttttcccACTCGCCGAATTGGGGCTAACGTGTATGTACTGTACAGTGTGCACTATGCAACAGCGTACCCCCCGCCGCTGCCACCGCTGGTAATGAGTTTTGACCTCATAAAATCCGTTCGCGAATTTTCCCTACATATTTTCTCTTCTCGCCAAATATTTTGCATCTCGCCGAGGGAAACTTGAGTGGGATGGagaaactttttttttttttggcggaAAACTTTAATAAGCGTGCGATGCACCGATTGCAGCTGGCAAACGTGAAAAAGGAAAATTCTCG contains the following coding sequences:
- the LOC116801932 gene encoding mitotic checkpoint serine/threonine-protein kinase BUB1 beta gives rise to the protein MAMHSYMRQGSGSGGGAGAVAAGAPPLASPDEMHGFLNDKQAWEHAISLYQGPDPLDHWYNYICWYENHAQSDPELKYRETLERCLTVYEHNDYYRQDVRLVRLWLKYIAMQTDPLHFYQVLFQRGTGRQVAAFYIGWAAYYESREEYKDAEAVFNLAFQEKAQSSSELQHAHTKFAYARSLFCQRQQQQQQQHQQHPPQDALQQLTNYAQQQMPQSYTQHRPQPYQQNVYQQYHPQTQPQQPAPQQHLPPEQQVPYQTHYQERPRYEPHPATQSPAAIPPAQVQQQSHYAPVAESHYAPAQQSQLPTQQTAVPQLHAQQPQQQQNGNGNPPPQQSPPVSNEVAGLRLPRNFHAYGRNNHETWKPALTLEEPDDPSRVCHYAKQLVYPPGAGIEYSPEEILARKFKQLMEQKAKPSEPPEQEQQTLYDSYETEKSYYMTAVDGALYGQNTSSGQENTGEEDEDNDAEEGEEEEEAGEDNEEDDSDEEEEDDEEEEEPSEPYTNGVQFSAQTTFEQENRSIKIKFRKEPSSTYSAYTIENVYQQQQQQEQHQIIHQPPQAVHHPSPDPAPASPIPIQRQRNGSHHHFHPYMLGQTSTPKSEANGYRRARTKVKRSKFLPDLCSNSNSASSAADVAIAASSSVLAGAPGTFNDNANFSFSSATALDNSNSSLALAVDRLNFRDTSQQQILHPVNKTLQMHNNNNNTSNNNNGTSTMADFSTFQENSYFATQHDTEAQERRLSKAVETIARHMDKEAIDPFNSELCRAFLAKLDFPGNHDAHASYKIVQTPLPKISNTRTLNVLEGVTFSIDKEVGRGSYGSVYKATDSRTGNVVALKYQKPPNTWEIYICDQVLKRIKEPEVLPGVMDISTAIIAPNASLIATEFSPFGSLLDINNKIRQTTNKVMHESLVMHFSAQICNIVDHLHRQHIIHADIKPDNFLLMRVPNVDSPLPSLRLIDFGCAIDMTLFPDGEKTKFRKVVQTDGFTCIEMQEGRSWSYETDLFCIAATVHVMLFGDYMQPQKKGSRWDIRQKLPRYLKKHVWTKFFGDLLNMQADKLPALQEMRLIFEEEAYRMDSELQTQIRTLSNILHRR